One region of Triticum aestivum cultivar Chinese Spring chromosome 6B, IWGSC CS RefSeq v2.1, whole genome shotgun sequence genomic DNA includes:
- the LOC123140146 gene encoding uncharacterized protein: MDPSQMMPRSFPMWPPPPPPAASDAMPPPPLPLPQPFLAPPQASRGWKRKNNPNNNNNNLAGGGAYQPPAIGDLQVQNRAKARRWFNNPNNPGGGGNNNPNNAGGGRKYFFPKSNKAGNNKAKAPRNTTSFIIRAKRAGGIASLVSPSPVTPAVLPTPRISPSREGLSDMAQQQWGVDGYGSMKGLIRLRASSPRHPGDAEGDDDDSSSGSDVEEHVEVERRLDHDLSRFEMVYPGGMANGGAYVFEDDQDVHVARLEEENLTLKERLFLMEQEVGDMRRRLEAIEARFAGADGAAAAGSADNAALVLQQNAGAENAVVVLQQRANADAENALVENGVDAAAVAAGDAVIESLENSNAIAAGAENANLLEKEKVDAASASDDTVEDALKNDTEMDVATSASANVVADALKNDTEMDVAASASANAVEDALKNDTEMGDATADAGNLVEDAMVNVAAVADVVTGADNAVKESDITTGDVEQEKSVEDMAGAGSEKNAEMADTTGSGEEEGKEQA; encoded by the coding sequence ATGGATCCCAGCCAGATGATGCCGCGGAGCTTCCCCAtgtggccgccgccgcccccgccggccgcctccgacgccatgccgccgccgccgctgccgctgccgcagcCCTTCCTCGCCCCGCCCCAGGCCAGCCGCGGCTGGAAGCGCAAGAAcaaccccaacaacaacaacaacaacctcgccggcggcggcgcctaCCAGCCCCCCGCCATCGGCGACCTGCAGGTGCAGAACCGCGCCAAGGCCCGCCGCTGGTTCAACAACCCCAACAaccccggcggcggcggcaacaacAACCCCAACAACGCCGGCGGCGGCCGCAAGTACTTCTTCCCCAAGTCCAACAAGGCCGGCAACAACAAGGCCAAGGCGCCGCGCAACACCACCTCCTTCATCATCCGGGCCAAGCGGGCCGGGGGCATCGCGTCGCTCGTCTCCCCCAGCCCCGTCACGCCCGCCGTGCTCCCCACCCCGCGCATCTCCCCCTCCCGCGAGGGCCTCTCCGACATGGCACAGCAGCAGTGGGGCGTCGACGGATACGGCTCCATGAAGGGCCTCATCCGCCtccgcgcctcctccccccgccaCCCCGGGGACGCCGAAGGCGACGACGATGACTCCAGCAGCGGCAGCGACGTCGAGGAGCACGTCGAGGTCGAGCGCCGCCTCGACCACGACCTCAGCCGCTTCGAGATGGTCTACCCCGGCGGGATGGCCAACGGCGGCGCCTACGTCTTCGAGGACGACCAGGACGTGCACGTCGCcaggctcgaggaggagaacctcaCCCTCAAGGAGAGGCTCTTCCTCATGGAGCAGGAGGTCGGCGACATGAGGCGCCGTCTCGAAGCCATCGAGGCGCGCTTTGCTGGGGCTGACGGCGCTGCTGCTGCTGGCAGCGCGGACAATGCTGCTCTTGTCCTCCAGCAGAATGCTGGTGCTGAGAATGCTGTTGTTGTCCTCCAGCAGAGGGCTAATGCTGATGCTGAGAATGCTCTTGTGGAGAATGGCGTTGATGCCGCGGCTGTTGCTGCAGGCGACGCTGTAATTGAGTCTCTGGAAAATTCTAATGCTATTGCTGCTGGTGCTGAAAATGCTAATCTTCTTGAGAAAGAGAAGGTTGATGCTGCCTCTGCTTCTGATGACACTGTTGAGGATGCTCTGAAGAATGACACTGAGATGGATGTTGCTACCTCTGCTTCTGCTAATGTAGTCGCTGATGCTCTGAAGAATGACACTGAGATGGATGTTGCTGCCTCTGCTTCTGCTAACGCAGTTGAGGATGCTCTGAAGAATGACACTGAGATGGGTGATGCCACAGCTGATGCTGGCAACTTGGTTGAGGATGCTATGGTGAATGTCGCGGCGGTTGCTGATGTCGTCACTGGTGCTGATAATGCAGTCAAGGAGTCTGACATTACCACGGGTGATGTGGAGCAGGAGAAGAGCGTTGAGGACATGGCCGGTGCAGGTTCAGAGAAgaatgcagagatggctgatactACTGGAAGTGGAGAGGAAGAGGGCAAGGAGCAGGCCTGA